The following proteins are co-located in the Acidicapsa acidisoli genome:
- a CDS encoding RNA polymerase sigma factor, with the protein MLWESILPNAISGEASHAAHAGDLIQLRMDSDAFAGFYERSARPLWAYLARVSGDPALADDLMQESYVRFLSAARTPRLEDGEVAGRRYLFRIATNLLRDHWRRPASTSIEEMPEEFFAARDDSERPDSEQGQAAAILTPAMARMNPRERQLLWLAHAEGYSHKEIAEVTGLASASVRLLLFRARRKIARLLREPERMQL; encoded by the coding sequence ATGCTCTGGGAATCCATTCTTCCGAACGCAATCTCCGGCGAGGCCTCGCACGCCGCCCACGCGGGCGATCTTATCCAGCTGCGCATGGATAGCGATGCCTTCGCCGGATTCTACGAGCGTTCGGCGCGTCCTCTGTGGGCATATCTGGCGCGCGTCTCGGGTGATCCGGCGCTTGCCGACGATCTGATGCAGGAGAGCTACGTGCGGTTTCTTTCTGCGGCTCGCACGCCGCGCCTGGAGGATGGAGAAGTCGCTGGCCGGCGCTATCTCTTTCGCATCGCTACCAATCTGCTGCGCGACCATTGGCGCCGTCCGGCATCTACTTCGATTGAAGAGATGCCGGAAGAGTTCTTTGCCGCCAGGGACGACTCCGAAAGGCCGGATTCGGAGCAGGGCCAGGCGGCGGCCATCCTCACGCCGGCCATGGCGCGGATGAATCCCAGGGAGCGTCAATTGCTTTGGCTGGCGCACGCCGAGGGATATTCGCACAAGGAGATCGCAGAAGTAACCGGTCTGGCCTCAGCCAGCGTTCGCCTACTGCTGTTTCGAGCCAGGCGCAAGATCGCCCGATTGCTGCGAGAGCCGGAGAGGATGCAGTTATGA